In a single window of the Thunnus albacares chromosome 1, fThuAlb1.1, whole genome shotgun sequence genome:
- the hnf4b gene encoding hepatic nuclear factor 4, beta has protein sequence MKLTGTIFKLEYTQCSTDTEVLANMMVIPVQTNTTDSTVSAPTSALPQPDGSRTLCSICADRATGKHYGASSCDGCKGFFRRSIRSNHTYNCRFNRQCIVDKDKRNQCRYCRLRKCFKAGMRKEAVQNERDCISSHRAKGQTVGTLSINVLLQAEASVHQFPVVVLPRSLDISTKKTACVEDVFESMKQQLLLLVEWAKHIPEFCSLPIDDRVALLRTHSAEHLILGAARRSLPYNNLILLGNNFVIPLRGAEVEVSRVAFRIQEELVKPLRDLDITDKEFACLRAIVFFAPDCPGLASSQVVRHLRFQAHLLLEEATCEQRGRFGELLLILPPLQSVAWQMVETLHLAQLLGEAKMDSLLLEMLLGEEAKEGRGLTQDQQNEHRASPTNFTSVTSHVSTALPSGFPAAHTDWH, from the exons ATGAAGCTTACTGGGACTATCTTTAAACTAGAATACACTCAATGCAGCACGGACACTGAAGTCTTAGCCAACATGATGGTGATACCAGTGCAAACAAATACAACAG ATTCGACAGTGTCAGCACCCACCTCGGCACTGCCACAGCCTGATGGAAGTAGGACTCTCTGTTCCATATGTGCCGACAGGGCTACAGGTAAACATTATGGTGCATCCAGCTGTGATGGCTGCAAGGGCTTCTTCAGAAGGAGCATTCGCAGCAACCACACTTACAACTGTAG GTTCAACAGGCAATGCATTGTGGACAAAGATAAAAGGAACCAGTGTCGTTACTGCAGACTACGAAAGTGTTTCAAGGCTGGAATGAGAAAAGAAG CTGTTCAGAATGAGAGAGACTGCATCAGCAGCCACAGAGCCAAGGGACAGACAGTGGGCACTCTGTCCATCAATGTGCTGCTGCAAGCAGAAGCCAGTGTGCACCAG TTTCCAGTGGTGGTCTTACCAAGGAGTCTCGACATCAGCACCAAGAAGACGGCCTGTGTTGAAGATGTGTTTGAGTCCATGAAGCAGCAACTCCTCCTGCTGGTAGAATGGGCAAAACACATCCCTGAGTTTTGTAGTCTCCCAATAGATGACAGG gTGGCCCTGTTAAGAACCCACTCTGCAGAACATCTTATTCTAGGGGCGGCGAGACGCTCCCTACCTTACAACAATCTCATCCTTTTAG GTAACAACTTTGTGATCCCGCTGAGAGGTGCAGAGGTAGAGGTGTCCAGAGTGGCTTTCCGAATCCAAGAGGAGCTGGTTAAACCTCTTAGAGACCTGGACATCACAGACAAAGAGTTTGCTTGCCTCAGAGCCATTGTTTTCTTTGCCCCAG ACTGTCCAGGACTGGCGAGTTCTCAGGTGGTTCGGCATCTGCGTTTTCAGGCCCATCTGTTGCTAGAAGAAGCAACCTGTGAGCAGCGGGGAAGGTTTGGGGAGCTGCTGCTGATCCTGCCTCCCCTGCAGAGTGTGGCTTGGCAGATGGTGGAGACTCTGCACTTAGCACAGCTGTTGGGGGAAGCCAAAATGGACAGCCTGCTGCTGGAGATGTTGCTGGGGGAGGAAGCCAAAGAAGGCCGGGGACTAACTCAAGACCAGCAAAATGAGCATAGAGCTTCACCAACCAACTTCACCTCAGTCACCTCTCATGTTTCCACAG CTCTTCCAAGTGGCTTCCCTGCCGCCCACACAGACTGGCACTGA